In Massilia forsythiae, one DNA window encodes the following:
- a CDS encoding esterase/lipase family protein — MADPVRPLPNLIPQSDGSWTGQTMLTPTSFTTRGLFTMPSKKVVPVIVVPGIMGSNLRAATSPARRANKALNPGEEAWRAPNGTLAGLTAARLWKARSAKMRQQILDGATLEVDTRGEIDLPGDAGSYGTSMEEVRKRGWGEVHWDSYGKLLYGLSICLNRTFEEHAPDQPRVVRRHWKDVMECDPARWGVRAIDHVTEQELEKHADYHYPVYACGYNWLESCEDSANILRDRIQKIIAFWKGCRHDCKQVILVTHSMGGLVARACAKQIPDQILGIVHGVMPALGAPVCYRRIACGTEASSPGNGKIADKEAECVADILGSTREATMAVMATSPGALQLLPNHLYPQPWLHVYIVSQVNNKDTGRDVVHLPTENPYDLYRDMASWYRLVDPTLADPANKYGGSVLKATQGILNAIDNAERFHREMLGSYYHPNSYGFYGADPQHMSFGAVRWVARDPKKGAVFTEANLRKAAQAGYGTSGSRRVRVEQRTDLQFIPARQDAAGDGTVPQQSGAGPTGKVRQVFEMRGFDHQGAFNDDAILLLTRHLIVKIVQTLP; from the coding sequence ATGGCCGATCCCGTTCGCCCCTTGCCCAACCTCATCCCGCAATCCGACGGCAGCTGGACCGGGCAAACGATGCTGACCCCGACCTCGTTCACCACGCGCGGCCTGTTCACCATGCCGTCGAAGAAGGTGGTGCCGGTGATCGTGGTGCCGGGGATCATGGGATCGAACCTGCGGGCGGCGACCAGTCCGGCCAGGCGCGCCAACAAGGCGCTCAATCCGGGCGAAGAGGCGTGGCGGGCGCCGAACGGGACTCTCGCCGGGTTGACCGCAGCCCGCCTGTGGAAGGCGCGTAGCGCCAAGATGCGCCAACAGATCCTGGACGGGGCGACGCTGGAAGTCGACACCCGCGGCGAGATCGATCTGCCGGGCGATGCGGGCAGCTACGGCACGTCGATGGAAGAAGTGCGCAAGCGCGGCTGGGGCGAAGTCCATTGGGATTCCTACGGCAAATTGCTGTACGGCTTGAGCATTTGCCTGAACCGTACCTTCGAAGAGCATGCACCCGACCAGCCGCGCGTCGTGCGGCGCCACTGGAAGGACGTGATGGAATGCGATCCGGCGCGCTGGGGCGTGCGCGCGATCGATCACGTCACCGAACAGGAGCTGGAAAAGCATGCCGATTACCATTATCCGGTGTACGCATGCGGCTACAACTGGCTGGAATCCTGCGAAGATTCGGCCAATATCCTGCGCGATCGCATCCAAAAGATCATTGCGTTCTGGAAGGGTTGCCGACACGACTGCAAGCAGGTGATCCTGGTGACGCATTCGATGGGCGGCCTGGTGGCGCGCGCCTGCGCCAAGCAGATACCGGACCAGATCCTGGGCATTGTCCATGGCGTGATGCCGGCGCTAGGCGCGCCCGTGTGCTATCGCCGCATCGCCTGCGGCACCGAGGCGTCCAGCCCCGGCAACGGCAAGATCGCCGACAAGGAAGCCGAATGCGTGGCCGACATTCTGGGTTCGACGCGCGAGGCAACGATGGCCGTCATGGCGACTTCGCCCGGTGCGCTGCAACTGCTGCCGAATCACCTGTATCCGCAGCCCTGGCTGCACGTCTACATCGTCAGCCAGGTCAACAACAAAGACACGGGGCGCGACGTGGTGCACTTGCCGACCGAAAATCCATATGACTTGTATCGCGACATGGCGTCCTGGTACAGGTTGGTCGATCCGACGTTGGCCGACCCGGCAAACAAATATGGCGGCAGTGTACTCAAGGCGACTCAAGGCATACTGAATGCGATCGACAACGCGGAACGTTTTCATCGGGAAATGTTAGGTTCCTATTACCACCCGAACAGCTATGGTTTCTATGGCGCCGATCCGCAACACATGTCGTTCGGTGCCGTGCGCTGGGTTGCGCGCGATCCTAAAAAAGGCGCAGTGTTTACGGAAGCAAATCTGCGAAAGGCAGCCCAGGCCGGCTATGGCACGTCAGGTAGCCGGCGTGTCCGTGTCGAACAGCGTACCGACCTGCAGTTCATTCCGGCGCGCCAGGATGCGGCTGGTGACGGTACGGTGCCGCAGCAGTCGGGAGCAGGACCGACCGGCAAGGTTCGACAAGTATTCGAAATGCGTGGTTTCGATCACCAAGGCGCCTTCAACGACGATGCCATTTTGTTGCTGACTCGCCATCTTATCGTCAAGATCGTGCAGACACTGCCATGA